In a genomic window of Methanosarcina horonobensis HB-1 = JCM 15518:
- a CDS encoding fumarylacetoacetate hydrolase family protein — MIGRFRSGDNVFYGEIENGRVYPNGGTSAGTFELSELRVLPPSFPSKIVCVGLNYKDHAEEFSMEIPETPVLFLKPPSAVIGHGDKIIFPPSSSRVDYEAELAVVIGKRCKNISAERAGDVIAGYTCFNDVTARDLQRKDGQWTRAKSFDTFAALGPYIVSTEEIDISDTNITCRVNGVTKQASSTSNLIFDIPYLIEFITEIMTLEVGDVIATGTPSGVGELHRGDTVEIEIQGIGTLRNEVV, encoded by the coding sequence ATGATTGGAAGGTTCAGGTCAGGAGATAACGTTTTTTATGGAGAAATCGAGAATGGGCGGGTATATCCCAATGGAGGAACTTCTGCCGGGACATTTGAACTCTCGGAACTTCGTGTTCTGCCCCCTTCCTTTCCTTCTAAAATTGTCTGTGTCGGCCTGAACTATAAGGATCATGCCGAAGAGTTTTCCATGGAAATTCCTGAGACCCCTGTTCTCTTTTTAAAGCCTCCTTCTGCGGTTATAGGGCATGGAGACAAGATCATTTTCCCTCCATCCAGTTCGAGGGTTGATTATGAAGCCGAACTTGCAGTCGTGATCGGAAAGCGCTGTAAAAACATCTCAGCCGAAAGGGCCGGGGATGTCATTGCAGGCTATACCTGCTTTAATGATGTGACCGCACGTGATCTCCAGCGAAAAGACGGGCAGTGGACAAGGGCAAAAAGTTTTGATACATTTGCAGCCCTGGGGCCCTATATTGTCTCTACGGAAGAAATCGATATTTCAGATACGAACATTACCTGCAGGGTAAACGGGGTGACAAAACAGGCATCAAGCACTTCAAACCTGATTTTTGACATTCCCTATCTTATCGAATTCATCACCGAGATTATGACTCTGGAAGTAGGAGATGTGATTGCTACCGGTACACCCTCCGGGGTTGGAGAACTTCATAGGGGAGATACTGTGGAAATTGAGATCCAGGGAATAGGAACACTTAGAAACGAGGTCGTATGA
- a CDS encoding glutamate--tRNA ligase has product MTLNPEDIKIIEKYALQNAVKYGKAPQPKAVMGKVMGECPQLRADPSGVSAALESIVSEIAKGSPEAWEARLSEIAPELIEALSVKKEPDKGLKPLPGAETGKVVMRFAPNPNGPATLGSSRGMVVNSEYVKMYDGKFILRFDDTDPDIKRPMLEAYDWYLDDFKWLGVVPDQVVYASDHFPIYYDYARKLIEIGKAYVCFCRGEEFKQLKDAKQACPHRDASPEENLMHWEKMLAGEYEDQQAVLRIKTDIEHKDPALRDWGAFRIRKMSHPRPEIGNKYIVWPLLDFAGAIEDHELGMTHIIRGKDLIDSEKRQGYIYKYFGWKYPKTTHWGRVKIHEFGKFSTSTLRKSIEAGEYSGWDDPRLPTIRAIRRRGIQAEALKKFMIEMGVGMTDVSISMESLYAENRKIVDPIANRYFFVWDPVELEIEGMKPVVAKVPRHPTNHARGMREIPIENKVLVCSEDIEKLNVGSVLRLKDLCNVEITSLSPLRVKRSETSLEDLKKAKGKIIHWAPIDGIPVKVRGPEGDIEGIGERGIETELDKIVQFERFGFCRIDAVNGEEVVAYFAHK; this is encoded by the coding sequence ATGACATTAAATCCTGAAGATATTAAAATAATTGAAAAATACGCCCTTCAAAACGCTGTAAAATACGGAAAAGCCCCTCAGCCTAAAGCTGTTATGGGTAAAGTTATGGGGGAATGCCCTCAGTTAAGAGCTGACCCCAGTGGAGTATCTGCTGCTCTTGAAAGTATTGTTTCCGAAATTGCTAAAGGAAGCCCTGAAGCCTGGGAAGCCCGCCTGTCGGAAATAGCTCCTGAACTTATAGAAGCTCTGAGTGTAAAAAAAGAGCCTGACAAAGGCTTAAAACCCCTTCCGGGGGCAGAAACAGGTAAAGTTGTAATGCGCTTTGCCCCTAACCCCAATGGACCTGCGACCCTTGGCAGTTCTAGGGGGATGGTGGTCAATTCCGAGTATGTGAAAATGTATGATGGAAAATTTATCCTGCGTTTTGACGACACTGATCCGGATATAAAACGCCCCATGCTTGAGGCCTATGACTGGTACCTGGATGACTTCAAATGGCTCGGTGTTGTACCTGACCAGGTTGTTTATGCCTCAGATCATTTTCCTATCTATTACGATTACGCAAGAAAGCTCATCGAAATAGGCAAAGCGTATGTCTGTTTCTGTAGAGGGGAAGAATTCAAACAATTAAAGGATGCCAAGCAGGCATGCCCGCATAGGGATGCAAGCCCTGAAGAAAACCTCATGCACTGGGAAAAGATGCTTGCCGGGGAATACGAAGACCAGCAGGCCGTGCTGCGTATAAAGACCGATATAGAGCACAAAGACCCTGCACTTCGGGACTGGGGAGCATTCAGGATCAGAAAAATGTCCCATCCCCGCCCTGAAATCGGAAATAAGTATATTGTCTGGCCCCTTCTTGACTTTGCAGGCGCTATCGAAGACCACGAGCTTGGTATGACCCACATTATTCGGGGCAAAGACCTTATAGACAGCGAAAAACGGCAGGGATATATCTATAAATATTTTGGCTGGAAATACCCTAAAACAACCCACTGGGGCAGGGTTAAGATTCATGAGTTCGGAAAGTTCAGCACAAGCACTCTTAGGAAATCTATCGAAGCCGGAGAATACAGCGGCTGGGATGATCCCCGCCTGCCGACAATCCGTGCAATCAGGCGCCGCGGAATACAGGCTGAAGCTCTCAAAAAGTTCATGATTGAGATGGGAGTCGGGATGACTGACGTGAGCATTAGTATGGAGTCCCTCTATGCCGAGAACCGCAAAATCGTGGACCCCATTGCAAACAGATACTTCTTTGTCTGGGACCCTGTTGAACTTGAAATTGAAGGTATGAAGCCTGTAGTTGCAAAGGTTCCCCGCCACCCCACAAACCATGCAAGAGGAATGAGGGAAATCCCTATAGAAAATAAGGTTCTTGTCTGTTCAGAAGATATCGAAAAACTCAATGTAGGTTCTGTCCTTCGCTTAAAAGACCTCTGCAACGTTGAGATTACATCTCTTTCTCCACTGCGGGTAAAACGCTCCGAAACCTCTCTCGAAGACCTCAAAAAAGCAAAAGGGAAAATTATCCACTGGGCACCCATTGACGGAATTCCTGTAAAAGTTCGCGGACCTGAGGGCGATATCGAAGGAATTGGAGAGCGTGGGATTGAGACCGAGCTTGATAAAATAGTCCAGTTTGAACGCTTCGGTTTCTGCAGAATCGACGCCGTAAACGGAGAAGAAGTTGTGGCGTACTTTGCCCACAAGTGA
- the hemL gene encoding glutamate-1-semialdehyde 2,1-aminomutase, which yields MISEVTLEKSRQMYEKAKTLIPGGVSSPVRAIKPYPFYTASADGSKIRDLDGNEYIDYCLAYGPAVLGHNHPVIKEAIKQQLDKGWLYGTPTELEVNLAEKVASYYPSIDMLRFVSTGTEATMSALRLARGFTRRNKFIKIEGGFHGAHDAVLVKAGSGATTLGEPDSLGIPADFTKHTLQAPYNDIEIMTGLVEKNRDDLAAVIIEPVLGNIGPVLPLPGYLEELRKLTEENDVLLIFDEVITGFRLAMGGAQEYFGVVPDMTTLGKIVGGGLPIGVFGGKREIMEMIAPSGAVYQAGTFSGSPCSVAAGIAMVDYLKEERVHEKLNSTGDYMRAVLSEIVEDEGLAYNVCGIASMFKIFFGDEPHNYQEVLKCDKEGYLAFFHRMLASGVFLPPSQFETNFISAAHSDEDIEKTLEAYMENL from the coding sequence ATGATATCTGAGGTTACACTTGAGAAGTCCAGACAGATGTATGAGAAAGCAAAAACCCTTATTCCGGGCGGGGTTAGCAGCCCGGTGAGAGCAATCAAGCCCTATCCTTTCTATACCGCGTCGGCGGATGGCTCAAAGATAAGGGATCTTGACGGAAACGAATACATTGACTACTGCCTCGCCTACGGTCCTGCTGTCCTCGGGCACAACCACCCGGTAATAAAGGAAGCAATCAAGCAACAGCTTGATAAGGGCTGGCTCTACGGGACACCTACCGAGCTTGAAGTGAACCTTGCTGAAAAGGTTGCAAGCTATTATCCCAGCATTGACATGCTCCGTTTCGTATCCACAGGCACGGAAGCAACCATGAGTGCCCTCCGCCTTGCCCGCGGTTTTACACGTAGAAATAAATTCATCAAGATCGAAGGCGGATTTCACGGTGCTCATGACGCCGTTCTTGTAAAGGCAGGTTCCGGGGCTACGACCCTTGGAGAACCCGATTCCCTTGGAATTCCTGCAGATTTCACGAAGCATACCCTGCAGGCTCCATACAATGATATTGAAATTATGACCGGGCTTGTTGAAAAGAACAGGGATGACCTTGCAGCAGTGATCATAGAACCCGTGCTTGGCAATATAGGGCCTGTTCTTCCATTGCCGGGATACCTTGAAGAGCTCAGAAAACTCACGGAAGAAAACGATGTGCTTCTCATTTTCGATGAGGTCATCACAGGGTTCAGGCTCGCAATGGGAGGGGCGCAGGAATACTTCGGGGTCGTGCCTGACATGACCACCCTCGGAAAGATAGTGGGCGGAGGTCTACCCATAGGAGTCTTCGGAGGTAAGCGTGAGATTATGGAAATGATCGCACCCTCAGGAGCTGTCTACCAGGCAGGAACCTTCAGCGGGAGCCCGTGTTCCGTGGCTGCAGGCATTGCCATGGTTGATTACCTGAAAGAGGAAAGAGTTCATGAAAAACTGAATTCGACAGGAGACTACATGAGAGCTGTACTTTCCGAAATCGTTGAGGATGAAGGGCTTGCTTACAATGTATGCGGAATTGCTTCCATGTTCAAGATCTTCTTCGGGGACGAGCCTCATAACTATCAGGAGGTCCTGAAATGTGACAAGGAAGGATACCTTGCTTTCTTCCACAGGATGCTTGCAAGCGGGGTTTTCCTGCCTCCGTCCCAGTTTGAGACCAATTTCATATCTGCAGCCCACAGTGACGAAGATATTGAAAAGACCCTTGAAGCTTATATGGAAAATCTCTGA
- the hemB gene encoding porphobilinogen synthase, which produces MFPEVRLRRLRKGKIKDLVRETTLSVDDLVMPIFVNENLDSPVEISSMPGIYNLPLSEVANEAKEIADLGIPAVILFGVPAFKDAEGSSSCGEADVVQEAVRRIKAELGDRLVVITDICMCEYTSHGHCGIIDFETKEVLNDPTLEVLGKIAVSHAKSGADMVAPSGMMDGMVDAIRQALDFRGFENIPIMSYAAKYHSCFYGPFREAAESGYSFGDRSTYQMDPANSDEALREVTLDVAEGADILMVKPALPYLDIIYRVKSEFGMPTAAYNVSGEYSMIKAAAANGWIDEKKAIYESLISIKRAGADFIITYFAKDAARMLK; this is translated from the coding sequence ATGTTTCCAGAAGTCAGGTTGAGAAGGTTGAGAAAAGGGAAGATCAAGGACCTTGTGCGTGAGACCACCTTATCCGTGGACGACCTGGTCATGCCTATTTTCGTGAACGAGAATCTCGATTCACCTGTAGAGATTTCTTCCATGCCGGGAATATACAACCTCCCCCTCTCCGAGGTTGCAAATGAGGCAAAAGAGATTGCAGACCTCGGGATTCCTGCAGTGATCCTTTTCGGAGTTCCAGCATTCAAGGACGCTGAGGGCAGCTCTTCCTGCGGGGAAGCCGATGTGGTCCAGGAAGCTGTAAGGAGGATCAAAGCTGAACTCGGAGACAGGCTTGTGGTGATCACGGACATCTGCATGTGCGAATATACAAGCCATGGGCACTGTGGGATAATTGATTTTGAAACCAAAGAAGTCCTTAATGACCCTACCCTCGAAGTCCTGGGAAAAATTGCCGTGAGCCATGCAAAATCCGGAGCCGACATGGTAGCTCCTTCCGGAATGATGGACGGAATGGTAGATGCAATCCGGCAGGCACTTGACTTTAGAGGATTTGAGAACATTCCAATTATGTCCTATGCCGCAAAGTACCACTCCTGTTTCTATGGACCTTTCAGGGAAGCTGCCGAATCCGGTTATTCCTTCGGAGACCGCTCGACCTACCAGATGGACCCCGCAAACAGCGATGAGGCTCTCAGGGAAGTAACCCTTGACGTGGCAGAAGGGGCGGATATTCTTATGGTAAAGCCTGCTCTTCCTTACCTTGATATCATATACAGGGTCAAGAGCGAGTTTGGCATGCCAACAGCCGCGTACAATGTAAGCGGAGAGTATTCTATGATCAAAGCCGCTGCAGCCAATGGGTGGATTGATGAGAAAAAAGCTATTTATGAGTCCCTTATCTCTATCAAAAGGGCTGGGGCGGATTTCATTATTACTTACTTTGCAAAAGATGCTGCTCGAATGTTGAAATAA
- a CDS encoding dihydroorotate dehydrogenase: protein MYTLTGLKLKNPTILAAGVLGTTGASLCRVAREGGAGAVVTKSIGPAPKTGHPNPSMIRLDCGFLNAMGLPNPSYPGFLQELEFAKENSAAPVIASIFGGTPSEFAEVAEGLLPSKPDAFELNVSCPHAEGYGAAIGSNPCLVEAVTAAVKDVVNVPVWVKLTPNVADITCIGNAAESGGADAVVAINTVKGMAIDIESGFPVLGNRSGGLSGKAVKPVAIKCVYDLYTALEIPVIGVGGVSSWKDAVEMMMAGAAAVQVGSAVYDRVDVFSEIDSGIEAFLRRKGYSDIKKIIGLAHEVV from the coding sequence ATGTATACTCTCACCGGACTTAAATTAAAAAATCCTACTATTCTTGCAGCCGGGGTGCTAGGGACAACCGGCGCTTCCCTCTGCAGGGTCGCACGTGAAGGGGGAGCTGGTGCAGTTGTGACCAAATCAATAGGTCCTGCCCCAAAGACCGGACACCCAAACCCGAGCATGATCAGGCTGGACTGCGGCTTTTTAAATGCCATGGGGCTTCCGAATCCTTCCTATCCCGGCTTCCTTCAGGAGCTCGAGTTTGCAAAAGAGAACTCCGCAGCCCCTGTGATTGCAAGTATTTTTGGCGGTACTCCTTCCGAGTTTGCTGAAGTTGCCGAGGGCCTGCTTCCTTCAAAGCCTGATGCTTTCGAACTTAATGTGAGCTGCCCTCATGCTGAGGGTTACGGGGCTGCAATAGGTTCGAATCCCTGCCTTGTTGAGGCAGTTACGGCAGCAGTGAAGGACGTTGTTAATGTCCCTGTCTGGGTTAAGCTGACTCCCAATGTTGCGGATATCACATGCATCGGAAATGCAGCCGAGTCCGGGGGTGCGGACGCTGTTGTTGCAATCAACACAGTAAAAGGAATGGCTATTGACATTGAATCCGGATTTCCTGTGCTTGGAAACCGTTCAGGAGGGCTTTCCGGAAAAGCTGTAAAACCCGTAGCCATCAAATGTGTTTACGACCTTTACACTGCTCTCGAAATCCCGGTAATTGGTGTAGGGGGGGTTTCTTCCTGGAAGGACGCTGTAGAAATGATGATGGCAGGGGCAGCAGCTGTCCAGGTCGGGTCTGCGGTATATGACAGGGTCGATGTATTCTCTGAAATCGATTCGGGAATAGAAGCCTTCCTCAGGAGAAAAGGCTATTCGGATATAAAGAAAATCATAGGGCTTGCCCACGAGGTGGTCTGA
- a CDS encoding right-handed parallel beta-helix repeat-containing protein yields MENTKERNLLAIKIIAALILAVIFTSSSASAANLKVDPSVEGGYTTIQAAVDAANAGDTIFVSPGTYVENLKIDKQVRVWSDSRNPENTVVKPADPAESVVEITAERATFSGFGVGDSEKAGILLKGAKNCYINNNRVQNAEYGILLQDAESNDINGNIITLNEIGLRLEGSKSNTIQDNLIAYNYGLGVSLEESSRNIFFNNYFKNAENVEGNAVNADNSWQSTLTVKSNLIRGPYIGGNFWADLEGKGYSETCTDENSNGICDASYAITGGGSDNSPLFPKVRSGITALESKLDAEAYEQGISAREKAENETMAPVERQTEATEEKPPEAEASEENAAPAPSLAVTVLVVGAAYLMKRRK; encoded by the coding sequence ATGGAAAATACAAAAGAAAGGAACCTACTGGCAATAAAAATAATAGCCGCACTTATTCTGGCAGTTATATTCACATCTTCTTCTGCTTCTGCAGCAAATTTAAAGGTAGATCCTTCAGTAGAAGGAGGCTATACTACAATACAGGCTGCAGTAGACGCTGCAAATGCCGGAGACACTATTTTTGTAAGTCCCGGAACTTATGTTGAAAACCTCAAAATAGACAAACAGGTAAGAGTCTGGTCAGACTCAAGAAACCCTGAAAATACGGTTGTAAAGCCAGCTGACCCTGCGGAAAGCGTTGTAGAAATAACAGCAGAAAGAGCAACATTCAGCGGTTTTGGAGTAGGGGATTCGGAAAAAGCAGGAATTTTACTCAAAGGGGCTAAGAACTGCTATATCAACAATAACAGGGTACAGAATGCAGAATATGGAATTCTTCTGCAGGATGCAGAGAGTAATGACATAAACGGGAATATAATAACCCTGAACGAAATAGGACTAAGGCTCGAAGGCTCTAAATCGAACACTATTCAGGATAACCTTATTGCTTATAACTACGGGCTCGGAGTTTCTCTGGAAGAAAGCAGCAGAAACATTTTCTTTAATAATTACTTCAAAAACGCCGAAAACGTAGAAGGCAATGCCGTAAACGCGGATAATAGCTGGCAGAGTACCCTTACGGTCAAAAGTAACCTTATCAGGGGTCCTTATATCGGCGGGAATTTCTGGGCAGACCTTGAGGGTAAAGGCTACAGCGAGACCTGTACGGATGAAAACAGCAATGGAATATGTGATGCTTCATATGCGATAACAGGAGGCGGATCGGATAATTCCCCGCTCTTCCCGAAAGTCCGGAGTGGTATTACAGCCCTGGAAAGCAAACTGGATGCCGAAGCTTACGAACAGGGCATATCGGCCAGAGAGAAAGCAGAAAATGAGACTATGGCCCCTGTAGAAAGACAAACAGAAGCAACTGAAGAAAAACCCCCCGAAGCGGAAGCTTCAGAAGAAAACGCAGCCCCAGCACCTAGTCTTGCAGTTACAGTTCTGGTGGTAGGAGCAGCTTATCTCATGAAGCGGAGAAAGTGA
- a CDS encoding outer membrane lipoprotein-sorting protein: protein MNSVTITKKFKSILVLTLIAVALFASGCTEENPSAEEIATQMMDKQDSIQDYSYTMHMTSYAEGKTEEIECKYMFKKPDKFKEIITRPGEGDQIDVSDGEIAWSYFQDTNTVLKEKLPNNSGAPKEDYINTINEFLNDHNVTLLGVESVDGRTAYLLEIIPKETDRDYELISKIKIWVDQETWMPLRYEFYNADGNLTDKNEIRDLKVNTGIPDSEFQFEIPDGAKIVDLGEIKPYEELSLEEARNRASFKILTPEYLPEGYKFSYSIITNNSEYSSDPDSHYETVELIYAKEGASIKASIVLTETVYKNASTYSIFMSNGTDVKINGTEGKYVSGEAKTLRWKLGDINLLLGVPLEEDEIFKIAESISEKS from the coding sequence ATGAATAGCGTGACGATAACAAAAAAGTTCAAATCGATACTTGTGCTGACACTTATAGCTGTAGCACTCTTTGCCTCAGGCTGCACGGAAGAAAACCCGAGTGCAGAAGAAATTGCGACCCAGATGATGGATAAACAGGACAGCATTCAAGATTATTCATATACAATGCATATGACCTCTTACGCCGAAGGAAAGACTGAAGAAATCGAATGTAAATATATGTTCAAAAAACCTGATAAGTTCAAAGAAATTATAACGAGACCGGGGGAAGGTGATCAGATCGATGTATCGGATGGTGAAATTGCGTGGAGTTACTTCCAGGATACGAACACGGTCCTGAAAGAAAAACTCCCGAATAATTCCGGGGCTCCGAAAGAAGACTACATTAATACTATAAACGAGTTCCTGAACGATCATAATGTAACACTACTTGGCGTAGAGAGTGTAGATGGAAGAACCGCTTATCTGCTGGAGATAATTCCGAAAGAAACAGATAGGGATTATGAGCTGATATCTAAGATAAAAATCTGGGTAGACCAGGAAACATGGATGCCTCTTAGGTATGAGTTTTATAACGCCGATGGAAATCTAACTGATAAAAACGAAATTCGAGACCTGAAAGTTAATACAGGGATCCCAGACTCTGAGTTTCAATTCGAAATCCCGGATGGCGCAAAAATAGTTGATTTAGGGGAAATAAAGCCGTATGAAGAATTGAGCCTTGAAGAAGCCAGAAATAGAGCCAGTTTTAAAATCCTTACTCCTGAATACCTGCCTGAAGGCTATAAATTCAGCTATTCAATAATCACCAACAACAGTGAATATTCCTCGGACCCGGATAGTCATTACGAAACAGTCGAACTGATATATGCAAAGGAAGGAGCCAGCATAAAAGCCAGTATTGTTCTCACTGAAACCGTATATAAGAACGCCTCCACCTATTCTATATTTATGAGTAACGGTACTGATGTTAAGATTAATGGGACAGAAGGAAAATATGTTTCGGGGGAAGCAAAAACGTTGAGATGGAAGCTGGGAGATATTAATCTTCTCCTTGGTGTACCCCTGGAAGAGGATGAAATATTCAAAATAGCGGAATCGATTTCAGAAAAGTCATAA
- the hemC gene encoding hydroxymethylbilane synthase, translating to MIIGTRGSQLALAQTRNVANLLKEQGVETSIKIIKTSGDRFTDRPLHAVSGGVGAFVRELDDVMLAGEIDIAVHSMKDMPTIRPQTLPTAAVLKRDTPFDVLITYDGTPLDELPEQSIIGTSSLRRTAQIKRYRPDLITQDLRGNIDTRLRKLKEGQYDGILLAKAGLERMGWEIEGEILSPDFFCPSPNQGTVAIVTRAGTEAEAAVSMLDHTESRIATEIERILISELGGGCTTPVGSYAEITPDKTEIHVRAEVLSLDGGEAVRIDEFIPMRGGIEKARELGHRLVEMGGRRLAEEALLQISRNASGSENSYDY from the coding sequence ATGATAATAGGTACCCGGGGCAGCCAGCTTGCGCTTGCCCAGACCAGAAATGTTGCAAACCTGCTTAAAGAGCAGGGCGTTGAAACCAGTATTAAGATAATAAAAACCAGCGGAGATCGGTTTACTGACCGCCCTCTGCATGCCGTATCCGGAGGAGTTGGGGCTTTTGTCCGGGAGCTGGACGATGTTATGCTTGCAGGAGAAATCGATATCGCTGTCCATTCTATGAAGGATATGCCCACGATCCGTCCGCAGACTCTTCCTACTGCTGCGGTTCTGAAGCGCGACACCCCATTTGATGTCCTGATCACATATGACGGGACTCCTCTTGACGAACTGCCCGAACAGTCCATTATAGGTACCAGTTCCCTGAGAAGGACTGCCCAGATCAAGAGGTACAGGCCTGACCTTATTACCCAGGATCTCAGAGGCAACATCGATACCAGGCTCAGAAAACTTAAAGAAGGGCAGTATGACGGAATTCTGCTCGCAAAAGCAGGTCTCGAACGCATGGGCTGGGAGATCGAAGGAGAAATCCTTTCCCCTGACTTTTTTTGCCCTTCCCCTAACCAGGGTACGGTTGCAATAGTAACAAGAGCAGGTACTGAAGCTGAAGCCGCAGTTTCCATGCTTGACCATACCGAGAGCCGGATTGCTACCGAAATTGAACGTATCCTTATTTCAGAGCTCGGAGGGGGCTGTACAACTCCCGTAGGCTCGTATGCTGAAATTACACCCGATAAAACAGAAATTCATGTTAGGGCTGAAGTCCTTTCCCTTGACGGCGGGGAAGCTGTCAGGATTGATGAATTTATCCCTATGCGCGGTGGCATTGAGAAAGCCAGGGAACTCGGGCACAGGCTTGTGGAAATGGGAGGCAGGAGGCTGGCTGAAGAAGCGCTCCTTCAGATTTCCAGAAACGCATCCGGTTCAGAAAATTCGTACGACTACTGA
- a CDS encoding right-handed parallel beta-helix repeat-containing protein has product MLKRQIGTLFLAACLILTTVPAALGAQNTVTVSPTSGSDAQTAINNAINSVASGATASNPGYVILSAGTYEISAPIILKSNVVLKGAGDSTIIFAKGSVCNSEGSPAYIFGSGVSNVEISHLQFQSTATGPGDGGHGAYRNCIKFTSVTDSKVHDILLTRYLYGDGVRISKSSGIEVYNCRMQSSGHDGVSFLSGTKDSRMYNCYVEVQTNTGARVDNCANIEVDHNTFTGSAGSGWCCVELENTLTNVNVHHNIMHDYKGSSSSAGIGNWNAKGSISVHDNVMWNVSPYVEVGSGTNILGPSDHSVENWVAKGYGYGSLDN; this is encoded by the coding sequence ATGCTAAAAAGACAGATAGGAACCCTATTCCTAGCAGCATGCCTTATTTTAACAACCGTACCCGCGGCGTTAGGCGCACAGAATACAGTAACCGTAAGTCCGACCTCCGGGTCAGATGCCCAAACTGCAATCAATAACGCAATAAATTCCGTAGCATCAGGAGCAACAGCAAGCAACCCTGGATATGTTATCCTCAGTGCTGGCACTTATGAGATAAGTGCACCTATAATTTTGAAATCCAATGTAGTACTGAAAGGTGCAGGCGACAGTACAATAATCTTTGCTAAAGGTTCAGTCTGCAATTCCGAAGGATCACCTGCATATATATTCGGATCAGGTGTTTCTAACGTTGAAATATCCCATCTTCAATTTCAGAGTACAGCAACCGGACCTGGTGATGGAGGTCATGGAGCCTATCGAAACTGCATAAAATTCACATCTGTAACCGATAGTAAAGTACATGATATCTTACTTACTCGCTATCTGTATGGTGATGGTGTTAGAATCAGTAAGAGTTCTGGAATAGAGGTATATAACTGCAGAATGCAGTCCTCAGGACACGATGGCGTATCATTTTTGTCCGGCACCAAGGATTCCAGAATGTATAACTGTTATGTTGAGGTTCAGACCAACACAGGTGCCAGGGTAGACAACTGCGCAAATATTGAGGTTGACCATAATACCTTCACAGGTAGCGCAGGGTCCGGATGGTGCTGTGTTGAGCTGGAAAATACACTGACAAATGTGAATGTCCATCACAACATTATGCATGATTACAAAGGATCAAGCAGCAGTGCAGGCATTGGAAACTGGAATGCAAAAGGGTCAATTAGCGTTCATGATAACGTTATGTGGAACGTGTCCCCTTACGTTGAGGTAGGATCAGGCACAAACATACTGGGCCCATCCGATCACAGTGTTGAGAATTGGGTAGCCAAAGGGTACGGATATGGCTCTCTTGACAACTAA
- a CDS encoding dihydroorotate dehydrogenase electron transfer subunit encodes MLPLNAIITQITEESPLVRTFFFDHRFEDMEPGQFVMVWVRGVDEVPMGLSRNNSITVQKVGEATSKLFELKEGDSFGLRGPFGKGFTLPAKDEKLLIIAGGVGAAPLSPYAEAASAAGAEVNTVLGARNAGDLLFEERFEALGKVYVSTDDGSKGVKGFVTDALKNLDVAAYDRIAVCGPEIMMASVFRLLEEKKVLEKSEFSLHRYFKCGIGVCGACCIDQSGLRVCKDGPVFSGVQLIGSELGKYSRDASGRRVKI; translated from the coding sequence ATGCTTCCTCTTAATGCCATAATAACACAGATAACTGAAGAATCTCCCCTGGTCAGGACTTTTTTCTTTGACCACAGGTTTGAGGATATGGAGCCAGGCCAGTTTGTTATGGTCTGGGTCAGGGGCGTGGACGAGGTTCCCATGGGGCTCTCCAGAAATAATTCCATAACCGTCCAGAAAGTAGGTGAGGCAACCTCAAAACTCTTCGAGTTAAAAGAAGGAGATTCCTTCGGGCTCAGGGGTCCTTTCGGAAAGGGCTTTACTCTTCCTGCTAAAGATGAAAAATTACTCATTATTGCCGGCGGGGTCGGAGCTGCTCCCCTGTCTCCGTATGCAGAGGCAGCCTCTGCAGCAGGTGCGGAAGTGAATACTGTTCTTGGGGCACGGAATGCAGGAGACCTTCTTTTTGAAGAGCGCTTCGAAGCTCTCGGAAAGGTATATGTGTCTACCGATGATGGTTCAAAAGGAGTTAAAGGGTTTGTAACCGATGCCCTCAAAAACCTCGATGTTGCAGCTTATGATAGAATTGCTGTCTGCGGGCCTGAAATAATGATGGCTTCGGTTTTCAGGCTCCTTGAAGAGAAGAAAGTTCTGGAAAAGTCAGAGTTCAGCCTGCACCGCTATTTCAAATGCGGTATCGGAGTCTGCGGGGCATGCTGCATTGATCAGTCAGGACTCAGGGTCTGTAAGGATGGACCTGTGTTTTCAGGAGTTCAACTAATTGGTTCGGAACTCGGAAAATATTCACGTGATGCCAGCGGGCGAAGAGTTAAAATTTAA